The Flavobacterium sp. N2270 genome contains the following window.
AAGTAGTATTTTTATCAACGGAATTTTAGATAATTTAGTAAAAGATTTAAAAACAGAAGATAAGCTTGTGAAAACAGGTAGAGGATTATTATAAAAATTAAAAATTTAGTTATGTTAAAAAAGACATTAAGTTTAGCTTTATTAGTTACAACACTTATTGCGTGCAATGAAAAAGGTTCTTCAAAAATAACAGAACAAGACATGAAATCAGTTGAAGCGGAAAAAGCTTTAGCAGGAAAATTTCCAAAAATTGAATTAGATAAACTTGAACACGATTTTGGAACTATTAATGAAGGTGATGTTGTAGATGTAGAATTTATAGTAAAAAATGTTGGAGAAGCAGATTTAATTATTGCTGATGCAAAAGGAAGTTGTGGATGTACAGTACCAGAACCACCTAAAGAACCTATTGCTCCAGGTCAATCTGCTCCAATAAAAGTTTCTTTTAATTCTAATGGTAAACCAGGGCAACAAAGTAAAACAGTTACTTTAACAACAAATACTGAAATGGGTAATGAGGTTTTTAATATTAAAGCAAATGTTACACCAAAATCTAAATAATATTTAATAACAAAAAAAAATAAGAAATGACAACAACCTTAGCGATACAATTATTGTTAATGATAGCAATATTTTACTTTTTAATGATTCGCCCTCAACAGCAAAGAGTTAAAAAAGAAAAAGCTTTTGAAGCAGGTTTAAAAACTGGAGATAAAGTTATTACAAAATCAGGAATTCATGGAAAAA
Protein-coding sequences here:
- the yajC gene encoding preprotein translocase subunit YajC produces the protein MTTTLAIQLLLMIAIFYFLMIRPQQQRVKKEKAFEAGLKTGDKVITKSGIHGKIAEMSEGTVVVETMAGKIKMERSAISLEMTSKLSEKK
- a CDS encoding DUF1573 domain-containing protein, with product MLKKTLSLALLVTTLIACNEKGSSKITEQDMKSVEAEKALAGKFPKIELDKLEHDFGTINEGDVVDVEFIVKNVGEADLIIADAKGSCGCTVPEPPKEPIAPGQSAPIKVSFNSNGKPGQQSKTVTLTTNTEMGNEVFNIKANVTPKSK